Proteins found in one Herbiconiux sp. A18JL235 genomic segment:
- the thrS gene encoding threonine--tRNA ligase gives MATGFDLFTDRSVVALRVNGELKDLATTVTDDDNVEPVTIDSPDGLAILRHSAAHVAAQAVQAINPEAKLGIGPPITDGFYYDFDVAEPFTPEDMKAIEKGMERIIRAGQRFVRRVVTEEEARAELASEPYKLELIGLKGGSDGDDALDADNESVEVGGAELTIYDNVDPKTGETVWKDLCRGPHLPSTRMIGNGFALTRLAAAYWRGSEKNKQLQRVYGTAWPSKDELRAYQTRLEEAAKRDHRKLGSELDLFSFPDEIGSGLAVFHPKGGIIRAEIEGYLRQQLVAGGYELVNTPHITKGHLFETSGHLHWYKEGMFPAMHLDEEHDAEGNVTKQGQDYYLKPMNCPMHNLIFRARGRSYRELPLRLAEFGTVYRYEKSGTLSGLTRVRGLTQDDAHIYVTPGEVREELTRQIDFMLDVLRGYGLDDFYLELSTRDPEKSVGTDEMWETATETLREVALASGLELVPDPGGAAFYGPKISVQARDAIGRTWQLSTIQLDFNQPELFELEYTASDGTRQQPVMIHRALLGSIERFFAILLEHYAGAFPVWLAPVQVVGIPISDEHADYLNEVIRRLKARGIRAELDDSAERMQKKIRTHTKDKVPVLLIAGADDSAAGSVSFRFRDGSQENGVPSDEAIERIVASVEKHLQVTTAGQL, from the coding sequence GTGGCAACAGGATTCGACCTCTTCACCGACCGGTCCGTCGTGGCCCTGCGCGTCAACGGAGAGCTGAAAGACCTGGCGACCACGGTCACCGACGACGACAACGTCGAGCCGGTCACCATCGACAGCCCCGACGGCCTCGCCATCCTGCGGCACTCCGCGGCGCATGTGGCGGCCCAGGCGGTGCAGGCCATCAATCCCGAGGCGAAGCTCGGCATCGGCCCGCCCATCACCGACGGTTTCTACTACGACTTCGACGTCGCCGAGCCCTTCACCCCGGAGGACATGAAGGCGATCGAGAAGGGTATGGAACGCATCATCCGTGCCGGCCAGCGCTTCGTGCGCCGCGTCGTCACCGAGGAGGAGGCACGCGCCGAGCTGGCCTCGGAGCCGTACAAGCTCGAACTCATCGGCCTGAAGGGCGGCAGCGACGGCGACGACGCCCTCGACGCCGACAACGAGTCGGTGGAGGTCGGCGGCGCCGAACTCACCATCTACGACAACGTCGACCCCAAGACCGGCGAGACCGTCTGGAAAGACCTCTGCCGCGGCCCGCACCTGCCGAGCACCCGGATGATCGGCAACGGCTTCGCCCTCACCCGCCTCGCCGCGGCCTACTGGCGCGGCTCGGAGAAGAACAAGCAGCTCCAGCGCGTCTACGGCACGGCCTGGCCGAGCAAGGACGAGCTGCGCGCCTACCAGACCCGCCTCGAGGAGGCGGCCAAGCGCGACCACCGCAAGCTCGGGTCCGAGCTCGACCTGTTCTCCTTCCCCGACGAGATCGGGTCGGGCCTTGCGGTGTTCCACCCCAAGGGCGGCATCATCCGAGCCGAGATCGAGGGCTACCTGCGGCAGCAGCTCGTGGCCGGCGGTTACGAGCTGGTGAACACCCCGCACATCACCAAGGGCCATCTGTTCGAGACCAGCGGCCACCTGCACTGGTACAAGGAGGGCATGTTCCCGGCGATGCACCTCGACGAGGAGCACGACGCCGAGGGCAACGTGACGAAGCAGGGCCAGGACTACTACCTGAAGCCCATGAACTGCCCCATGCACAACCTCATCTTCCGCGCCCGCGGTCGAAGCTACCGCGAGCTGCCGCTCCGTCTGGCGGAGTTCGGCACGGTCTACCGCTACGAGAAGAGCGGCACGCTCTCGGGCCTCACCCGCGTGCGCGGCCTCACCCAGGACGACGCGCACATCTACGTCACCCCCGGCGAGGTGCGCGAGGAGCTCACCCGCCAGATCGACTTCATGCTCGACGTGCTGCGCGGCTACGGGCTCGACGACTTCTACCTCGAGCTCTCCACCCGCGACCCCGAGAAGTCGGTCGGCACCGACGAGATGTGGGAGACCGCCACGGAGACCCTGCGCGAGGTCGCCCTCGCCTCCGGGCTCGAGCTCGTTCCCGACCCCGGGGGAGCCGCGTTCTACGGCCCGAAGATCTCGGTGCAGGCCCGCGACGCCATCGGCCGCACCTGGCAGCTGTCGACCATCCAGCTCGACTTCAACCAGCCGGAGCTGTTCGAGCTGGAGTACACCGCCTCCGACGGCACCCGTCAGCAGCCCGTGATGATCCACCGTGCCCTGCTCGGCTCGATCGAGCGCTTCTTCGCCATCCTGCTCGAGCACTACGCCGGGGCGTTCCCGGTGTGGCTCGCGCCGGTGCAGGTGGTGGGCATCCCCATCTCCGACGAGCACGCCGACTACCTCAACGAGGTCATCAGGAGGCTGAAGGCCCGCGGCATCCGCGCCGAGCTCGACGATTCGGCCGAGCGCATGCAGAAGAAGATCCGCACCCACACCAAAGACAAGGTGCCGGTGCTGCTCATCGCGGGCGCCGACGACTCGGCGGCGGGCTCGGTGAGCTTCCGCTTCCGCGACGGCAGCCAGGAGAACGGCGTACCGAGCGACGAGGCGATCGAGCGCATCGTGGCGAGCGTCGAGAAACACCTGCAGGTGACGACCGCCGGCCAGCTGTGA
- the ruvC gene encoding crossover junction endodeoxyribonuclease RuvC — MRVLGIDPGLTRCGVGVVDVSPTRTAVLVHVSVITTPIELPLEERLLRIAAGVEAVLDEHRPDSVAVERVFAQHNVRTVMGTAQVSGIALLAAARRSLPVGLHTPSEVKAAITGYGQADKKQVGTMVAKVLRLDEIPRPADAADALALAICHAWRGPLGGVVGASVTPAAAAGSVGAGSLTPAQQAWRAAEQGAKRRPAAPRLVR; from the coding sequence ATGCGCGTGCTCGGCATCGACCCCGGCCTGACCCGCTGCGGCGTGGGAGTGGTCGACGTGTCGCCGACGCGCACCGCCGTGCTGGTGCACGTGTCGGTGATCACCACCCCGATCGAGCTGCCTCTCGAGGAGCGCCTGCTGCGCATCGCGGCGGGTGTGGAGGCCGTGCTCGACGAGCACCGACCCGACAGTGTGGCGGTGGAGCGGGTGTTCGCGCAGCACAACGTGCGCACCGTCATGGGCACCGCGCAGGTGAGCGGCATCGCGCTGCTCGCCGCGGCGCGACGCTCGCTGCCGGTGGGGCTGCACACGCCGAGCGAGGTGAAGGCGGCGATCACGGGCTACGGGCAGGCCGACAAGAAGCAGGTCGGCACCATGGTGGCGAAGGTGCTGCGGCTCGACGAGATCCCGCGCCCCGCCGACGCCGCCGACGCACTCGCGCTCGCCATCTGCCACGCCTGGCGGGGGCCGCTCGGGGGAGTTGTGGGTGCATCCGTCACTCCCGCCGCTGCCGCGGGTTCGGTCGGCGCCGGCTCGCTCACTCCGGCCCAGCAGGCGTGGCGCGCCGCCGAGCAAGGCGCCAAGCGGCGGCCCGCCGCCCCTAGGCTGGTGCGATGA
- the ruvA gene encoding Holliday junction branch migration protein RuvA gives MISALRGTVLSVSGGMLVLDVGGVGFAVSVTARHALTLRQGTETTVLTSLIVREDSLSLFGFPDQESLEVFTLLIGVTGVGPKSALGVLAELTPSEVALAVARDDDAAFRKVGGIGPKTAKLIVVSLTGKLTAAHAAAASSSGPTAGPSQLVRDNVERALVGLGWPERNAAAAVDEALETASETDAGNVQSLLRLALAVLGPAPHAGGAR, from the coding sequence ATGATCTCTGCACTCCGTGGCACGGTTCTCAGCGTGTCGGGCGGGATGCTCGTGCTCGACGTGGGCGGCGTCGGCTTCGCCGTGAGCGTCACCGCACGGCACGCCCTCACCCTGCGCCAGGGCACGGAGACGACGGTGCTCACCTCGCTCATCGTGCGGGAGGACAGCTTGTCGCTGTTCGGGTTTCCCGACCAGGAGTCGCTGGAGGTCTTCACCCTGCTCATCGGAGTCACCGGGGTGGGGCCGAAATCGGCCCTCGGCGTGCTCGCCGAGCTCACCCCCTCCGAGGTCGCCCTCGCCGTCGCGCGGGACGACGACGCCGCGTTCCGCAAGGTCGGCGGAATCGGCCCGAAGACGGCGAAGCTCATCGTGGTCTCCCTCACCGGCAAGCTCACCGCCGCCCACGCGGCGGCCGCGTCTTCGAGTGGACCGACCGCCGGGCCTTCGCAGCTCGTGCGCGACAACGTCGAGCGGGCCCTCGTGGGCCTCGGCTGGCCCGAGCGCAACGCCGCGGCCGCTGTCGACGAGGCGCTCGAGACCGCGAGCGAGACGGATGCGGGCAACGTCCAGTCGCTGCTGCGGCTCGCCCTGGCGGTGCTCGGGCCCGCCCCGCACGCCGGGGGAGCGCGATGA
- a CDS encoding RNA 2'-phosphotransferase produces MSAEHVEVSRFLSYVLRHRPEAIGLELDTQGWAEIDALIAAAGASGRRLEPETIRAVVEGSDKKRFALSADGRRIRAVQGHSVATVDIHREPKTPPKTLFHGTATRFLASIQAEGLRRGRRHHVHLSADPATAEAVGRRYGTPVVLVVEAGRMHEEGLAFFQADNGVWLTDAVPPRFLRVGGALGNELEG; encoded by the coding sequence ATGAGTGCCGAGCATGTCGAGGTGAGCCGGTTCCTGAGCTACGTGCTGCGTCACCGTCCCGAGGCGATCGGTCTGGAGCTCGACACCCAGGGCTGGGCGGAGATCGACGCGCTGATCGCTGCCGCCGGCGCGTCGGGGCGACGGCTCGAGCCGGAGACGATCCGTGCCGTCGTGGAGGGCAGCGACAAGAAGCGCTTCGCCCTCTCGGCCGACGGCCGACGCATCCGTGCAGTGCAGGGGCACTCCGTCGCCACGGTCGACATCCATCGCGAGCCCAAGACGCCGCCGAAGACGTTGTTCCACGGCACAGCGACCAGGTTCCTCGCCTCGATTCAGGCCGAGGGTCTGCGTCGGGGGCGGCGGCACCACGTTCATCTCTCGGCCGATCCGGCGACCGCAGAGGCCGTCGGTCGACGGTACGGCACCCCGGTGGTGCTGGTGGTCGAGGCGGGAAGGATGCACGAGGAAGGCCTCGCGTTCTTCCAGGCCGACAACGGGGTCTGGCTCACGGACGCCGTGCCGCCGCGGTTCCTGCGCGTGGGCGGGGCGCTCGGAAACGAACTCGAGGGGTGA
- the ruvB gene encoding Holliday junction branch migration DNA helicase RuvB, whose amino-acid sequence MTAPGDDLVNPEAQSEAEIAFEGALRPKSLSEFVGQRKVRGQLQLLLDAAAIQQRTPDHILLAGPPGLGKTTLAMIVAQETDRPLRLTSGPAIQHAGDLAAVLSSLVPGEVLFIDEIHRMARSAEEMLYLAMEDFRIDIMVGKGAGATSIPLDLAPFTLVGATTRAGLLPNPLRDRFGFTAHLEFYETEELVRVLHRAAQLLGVAIEEESLREIASRSRGTPRIANRLLRRVRDYALVDGGGATLEAVRAALELYDVDELGLDRLDRAVMTVLLKRFDGGPVGLSTLAVSVGEEAETIESVVEPFLVRIGLISRTPRGRVATKAGWAHFGLARNSDALFGDDL is encoded by the coding sequence ATGACCGCCCCCGGCGACGACCTGGTGAACCCGGAGGCGCAGTCGGAGGCCGAGATCGCCTTCGAGGGTGCCCTGCGACCGAAGTCGCTGTCGGAGTTCGTGGGCCAGCGCAAGGTGCGCGGCCAGCTGCAGCTGCTGCTCGACGCCGCGGCGATCCAGCAGCGCACCCCCGACCACATCCTGCTGGCCGGCCCTCCCGGCCTCGGCAAGACCACGCTCGCGATGATCGTGGCGCAGGAGACCGACCGGCCGCTGCGCCTGACCAGCGGCCCCGCGATCCAGCACGCCGGAGACCTCGCCGCCGTGCTGTCGTCCCTCGTTCCCGGCGAGGTGCTCTTCATCGACGAGATCCACCGCATGGCGCGCTCTGCCGAGGAGATGCTCTACCTCGCGATGGAGGACTTCCGCATCGACATCATGGTGGGCAAGGGAGCTGGCGCCACGTCGATCCCGCTCGACCTCGCCCCCTTCACGCTGGTCGGCGCGACCACCAGGGCGGGCCTCCTGCCGAATCCCTTGCGCGACCGCTTCGGATTCACCGCCCACCTCGAGTTCTACGAGACCGAGGAGCTCGTGCGGGTGCTGCACCGTGCAGCACAGCTGCTCGGCGTCGCGATCGAGGAGGAGTCGCTCCGCGAGATCGCCTCCCGCTCCCGCGGCACGCCGCGCATCGCGAACCGGCTGCTGCGCCGCGTGCGCGACTACGCCCTGGTCGACGGCGGGGGCGCGACCCTCGAGGCGGTGCGTGCGGCCCTCGAGCTCTACGACGTCGACGAGCTCGGCCTCGACCGGCTCGACCGTGCGGTGATGACCGTTCTGCTCAAGCGCTTCGACGGCGGCCCGGTGGGGCTGTCGACTCTTGCGGTCTCGGTGGGCGAGGAGGCGGAGACGATCGAGTCGGTGGTGGAGCCGTTCCTCGTGCGCATCGGTCTCATCTCGCGCACCCCGCGTGGCCGGGTCGCGACGAAGGCGGGCTGGGCCCACTTCGGTCTGGCGAGGAATTCGGATGCCCTGTTCGGGGATGACCTATAA
- a CDS encoding HIT domain-containing protein gives MGGLPGDDDAVLEPADHLAGVPDAFQRLWTPHRMAYIQGGDQPHIDECPFCRAPKLSDEEGLIVARGTHAYVLLNLFPYNSGHLLVCPYRHVATYDLATDEEVAEIAALTQTAMRVLSAVSRCDGFNIGMNQGKVAGAGVAGHLHQHVVPRWMSDANFFPIIARTKALPQLLGEVRAEIQAAWPAS, from the coding sequence ATGGGCGGGCTGCCGGGCGACGACGACGCCGTGCTCGAACCCGCCGACCACCTCGCCGGGGTTCCGGACGCGTTCCAGCGGCTCTGGACCCCGCACCGCATGGCCTACATCCAGGGCGGCGACCAGCCGCACATCGACGAGTGCCCGTTCTGCCGCGCGCCGAAGCTCTCCGACGAGGAGGGTCTCATCGTGGCGCGCGGCACCCACGCCTACGTGCTGCTGAACCTCTTCCCCTACAACTCGGGTCACCTGCTGGTGTGCCCGTACCGCCACGTCGCCACCTACGACCTCGCCACCGACGAGGAGGTCGCCGAGATCGCCGCGCTCACCCAGACGGCGATGCGGGTGCTCAGCGCCGTGTCGCGCTGCGACGGCTTCAACATCGGCATGAACCAGGGAAAAGTGGCGGGTGCCGGGGTCGCGGGGCATCTGCACCAGCACGTCGTGCCGCGGTGGATGTCGGATGCGAACTTCTTCCCCATCATCGCCCGCACCAAGGCGCTGCCCCAGCTGCTCGGCGAGGTGCGCGCCGAGATCCAGGCGGCCTGGCCCGCATCCTGA
- the yajC gene encoding preprotein translocase subunit YajC: MAFDPLTIIMLVVLAVLVFFMFRNSRKRKAQAEELQSKVMVGAEVMTNFGLFGTILEMDDEENQVLLETTPGTVLKVHRQTVTRVVTDSPLAPTTAEVDHTNDGEPEYGERIDEPAATTADESTTATPDVSAEKSDKKGDE; the protein is encoded by the coding sequence ATGGCATTCGATCCGTTGACAATCATCATGCTGGTCGTTCTGGCCGTGCTGGTGTTCTTCATGTTCCGCAACAGCCGCAAGCGCAAGGCGCAGGCCGAGGAGCTCCAGAGCAAGGTGATGGTCGGCGCCGAGGTCATGACGAACTTCGGCCTCTTCGGCACGATCCTCGAGATGGACGACGAGGAGAACCAGGTTCTGCTCGAGACCACTCCCGGCACCGTGCTCAAGGTGCACCGTCAGACGGTCACCCGCGTGGTCACCGACTCGCCGCTCGCGCCGACGACGGCCGAGGTCGACCACACGAACGACGGGGAGCCGGAGTACGGCGAGCGGATCGACGAGCCCGCCGCCACCACTGCCGACGAGAGCACCACCGCGACACCCGACGTCAGCGCGGAGAAGTCCGACAAGAAGGGCGACGAGTAG
- a CDS encoding YebC/PmpR family DNA-binding transcriptional regulator: MSGHSKWATTKHKKAVIDARRAKSFAKLIKNIEVAAKIGGADLSGNPTLVDAVQKAKKTSVPNDNIDRAIKRGAGLTGETIDYQTIMYEGYGPNGVALLVECLTDNKNRAAADVRTAMTRNGGTMADPGSVAYNFSRKGVITVGHSDGLTEDDILLAVLDAGAEEVTDRAESFEVLTDPSAMVAARGALQEAGIDYDSADVEFVANLHVDADAETARKVFRLIDALEDSDDVQNVYTNIDISPEVQAELEND; this comes from the coding sequence GTGTCCGGACACTCAAAATGGGCGACCACCAAGCACAAGAAGGCGGTCATCGACGCGCGCCGTGCGAAGTCGTTCGCGAAGCTCATCAAGAACATCGAGGTGGCCGCCAAGATCGGCGGCGCCGACCTCTCCGGCAACCCGACGCTCGTCGACGCGGTGCAGAAGGCCAAGAAGACCTCGGTGCCGAACGACAACATCGACCGCGCCATCAAGCGCGGTGCGGGCCTCACCGGTGAGACCATCGATTACCAGACGATCATGTACGAAGGCTACGGCCCGAACGGCGTGGCCCTCCTCGTGGAGTGCCTCACCGACAACAAGAACCGTGCAGCCGCCGACGTGCGCACGGCGATGACCCGCAACGGCGGCACCATGGCCGACCCGGGCAGCGTCGCCTACAACTTCAGCCGCAAGGGCGTCATCACGGTGGGTCACAGCGACGGGCTCACCGAAGACGACATCCTCCTCGCCGTGCTCGACGCGGGGGCCGAAGAGGTCACCGACCGCGCCGAGTCGTTCGAGGTGCTCACCGACCCGTCGGCCATGGTCGCCGCGCGGGGCGCGCTCCAGGAGGCGGGCATCGACTACGACTCCGCCGACGTCGAGTTCGTGGCGAACCTGCACGTCGACGCCGACGCCGAGACGGCGCGCAAGGTGTTCCGCCTCATCGACGCGCTCGAAGACAGCGACGACGTGCAGAACGTCTACACCAACATCGACATCTCGCCCGAGGTGCAGGCCGAGCTCGAGAACGACTGA
- a CDS encoding LuxR C-terminal-related transcriptional regulator yields the protein MDEVGRAVGAVLEGRGIVVVGEPGSGRSWVVGRVLEGVDAKTRAGLWVGEDVHRLEASRAEALARAVRAGRVRPVLTASVRATIPHAIERLLRDGLLDRIDVPPPTPETVLAAVQEWLGGALDPEAVPVFVPRRPGGDLVALREVVQRAQAAGVLVHRRTGWRLEAELPPSDAVRALVHTRLGIASQPTGVELTETVLDLVALAPGIGITALDGALRAAELSTKALLGVVERLEDDGVLDVHETPQALRLRLHDGVLELILPTTLNALRRRRLTTAIVDVLDALPSDSLGGGELVALARYSLTLGRTADAGILTAAARSALQAARPELALELAQRAVERGAGPPAGLAAATAETQLRRFDEAAGRLAELASTLTPDAGERGAVIELSRLVAARGVDAGFGWNEPAASWARQAGPDLPALLHIDVQPGSTAGHASVSPRHRPGAVMSPASGGDDITVAVLEGERLAQAAGQAALTGELTRMRALLDEADAVLGEAGADSFRVQLSRAILDCFEGRIDESLTRVMGYRADAAAAGRPVQYSASSWFAGGLLLAAGRAREAAEVLRECVDLAERNGAGEAARLAWGDLAVALAVIGDETGVRAALDAFRTHRGGPLLDGRAKQAEGWMHAAAGRTAQATIAFIEAAETHESLGHSLQALLALVEAARAGGALQVEARVAELAERVEGRSLAVSANYALALARSDRRARDRGPGEAVERADELEMIAHDAAESGMHMMSAEAFDRAAALHAEAGDSRRSAAAARLSAEQAGVCGFAPLPLLLRRGAAPDRTLSARELEIARLAAGGRSNREIAEALVLSVRTVETHLQRVYRKLGVRTRGQLAGVRLPDHPHGVGSGHG from the coding sequence ATGGATGAGGTGGGGAGAGCCGTGGGGGCGGTCCTCGAGGGGCGGGGGATCGTCGTGGTCGGGGAACCGGGGTCGGGGCGGTCGTGGGTCGTGGGGAGGGTGCTGGAGGGGGTCGACGCGAAGACTCGGGCGGGACTGTGGGTGGGGGAGGATGTGCACCGGCTCGAGGCCAGCCGGGCCGAGGCGCTGGCGCGGGCGGTGCGGGCGGGGCGGGTTCGACCTGTGCTCACCGCGTCCGTTCGCGCGACGATCCCTCATGCCATCGAGCGGCTGCTCCGCGACGGACTGCTCGACCGCATCGACGTGCCCCCACCGACACCTGAGACGGTGCTCGCCGCCGTGCAGGAGTGGCTCGGTGGGGCGCTCGACCCCGAAGCGGTGCCGGTGTTCGTGCCCCGGCGGCCCGGCGGCGACCTCGTGGCGCTCCGCGAGGTCGTGCAGCGGGCGCAGGCCGCAGGAGTGCTCGTGCATCGGCGAACCGGCTGGCGCCTCGAAGCCGAGCTGCCGCCCTCCGACGCGGTGCGGGCGCTCGTGCACACGAGACTCGGCATCGCGTCGCAGCCCACGGGCGTTGAGCTCACCGAGACGGTGCTCGATCTCGTCGCGCTCGCGCCGGGGATCGGCATCACAGCTCTCGACGGGGCCCTGCGTGCCGCAGAACTCTCGACGAAGGCACTCCTCGGCGTCGTCGAGCGCCTCGAAGACGACGGTGTGCTCGACGTGCACGAGACGCCGCAGGCGCTCAGACTCCGGCTGCACGACGGCGTGCTCGAGCTGATCCTCCCGACAACGCTGAATGCACTGCGCCGGCGCCGGCTCACGACGGCGATCGTCGACGTGCTCGACGCGCTGCCGAGCGATTCCCTGGGCGGTGGCGAGCTGGTGGCACTCGCCAGGTACTCGCTCACGCTCGGTCGCACCGCGGACGCGGGAATCCTCACCGCCGCAGCACGCTCCGCCCTTCAAGCTGCGCGGCCCGAACTCGCCCTCGAGCTCGCCCAGCGCGCCGTCGAACGCGGCGCTGGGCCGCCGGCCGGACTCGCCGCAGCCACGGCGGAGACCCAGCTCCGCCGGTTCGACGAGGCGGCGGGCCGGCTCGCCGAGCTGGCCTCGACGCTGACGCCCGACGCGGGCGAGCGCGGCGCCGTCATCGAGCTGTCACGCCTGGTCGCTGCGCGGGGCGTCGATGCCGGTTTCGGCTGGAACGAACCGGCCGCCTCCTGGGCGAGGCAGGCAGGCCCAGACCTGCCGGCGCTCCTCCACATCGACGTTCAACCCGGCTCGACCGCCGGTCACGCGTCCGTCAGTCCGCGCCACCGGCCGGGCGCCGTGATGTCACCCGCGAGCGGCGGCGACGACATCACCGTGGCCGTGCTCGAGGGCGAGCGGCTGGCGCAGGCGGCGGGCCAGGCGGCACTCACCGGCGAGCTCACCCGTATGCGCGCGCTGCTCGACGAGGCCGACGCGGTGCTGGGAGAGGCGGGCGCAGACAGCTTCCGGGTGCAGCTGAGTCGGGCCATCCTCGACTGTTTCGAAGGCAGGATCGACGAGTCGCTGACGCGCGTCATGGGATATCGGGCCGACGCGGCGGCGGCGGGGCGGCCGGTGCAGTACTCCGCGAGCAGCTGGTTCGCGGGCGGGCTGCTGCTCGCTGCGGGCCGCGCACGCGAGGCGGCAGAGGTGCTCCGCGAGTGCGTCGACCTCGCCGAGCGCAACGGCGCGGGCGAGGCGGCTCGCCTGGCCTGGGGCGACCTCGCCGTGGCCCTCGCCGTCATCGGTGACGAGACCGGCGTCCGTGCAGCCCTCGACGCGTTCCGAACCCACCGCGGCGGCCCCCTTCTCGACGGCCGGGCCAAGCAGGCAGAAGGGTGGATGCACGCGGCCGCCGGTCGAACGGCCCAGGCGACCATCGCCTTCATCGAGGCCGCGGAGACGCACGAGTCCCTCGGGCACTCGCTTCAAGCCCTTCTCGCCCTGGTCGAGGCCGCCCGGGCCGGGGGCGCGCTGCAGGTCGAGGCCCGCGTCGCCGAGCTCGCCGAGCGCGTGGAAGGGCGGTCGCTCGCCGTCTCGGCGAACTACGCCCTCGCGCTGGCGCGCTCCGACAGACGGGCACGCGACCGCGGGCCGGGCGAGGCGGTCGAGCGCGCGGACGAGTTGGAGATGATCGCTCACGACGCTGCCGAGTCGGGGATGCACATGATGTCGGCCGAGGCCTTCGATCGCGCAGCGGCTCTCCACGCTGAGGCGGGCGACAGCAGGCGGAGCGCCGCCGCCGCCCGACTCTCGGCCGAGCAGGCCGGGGTCTGCGGGTTCGCACCTCTACCTTTGCTGCTCCGACGCGGGGCCGCTCCCGACCGCACCCTCTCCGCCCGCGAGCTCGAGATCGCGCGGCTGGCCGCCGGCGGTCGCAGCAACAGGGAGATCGCCGAAGCGCTCGTGCTCTCCGTGCGCACGGTCGAGACTCACCTCCAGCGGGTCTACCGCAAGCTCGGTGTGCGCACCCGGGGGCAACTCGCCGGCGTGCGCCTGCCTGATCACCCGCACGGGGTAGGGTCGGGGCATGGGTGA